A DNA window from Brenneria izadpanahii contains the following coding sequences:
- a CDS encoding amino acid ABC transporter permease → MGFDFIYIYQHIPMLINGLGMTFIVTVISLFCSLFIGMLGAICRTLNIPIISGIFKWYIEIIRNTPILAQLFFIYYGLPSIGIQLSSFWSGIICLSLWAGAYQVENFRGGLLTVHHGIKEAAIALDLGRLHYFIYIALPIALKSCLPAVLNTAISMLKNSSYLQTIGFAELTYVAVDRISLDFKAFEMFAAIAVIYIALVLILVFIGRRLEMRLNKGAR, encoded by the coding sequence ATGGGTTTTGATTTCATCTATATTTATCAGCATATTCCAATGTTGATAAACGGACTGGGAATGACGTTTATCGTTACCGTTATCTCCTTATTCTGTTCATTATTTATCGGCATGCTGGGGGCAATATGCAGAACATTAAATATTCCCATCATCAGCGGGATATTTAAATGGTATATTGAAATTATCAGAAATACGCCCATCCTGGCTCAACTGTTTTTTATCTATTATGGATTACCAAGCATTGGTATACAGTTATCATCATTCTGGTCAGGAATAATATGCCTCTCGCTATGGGCCGGCGCTTATCAGGTAGAAAACTTTCGCGGCGGATTATTAACGGTTCATCATGGAATAAAAGAGGCCGCCATCGCGTTAGATTTGGGTAGATTACACTATTTTATCTACATCGCCTTACCCATTGCCTTAAAGTCGTGCCTGCCGGCGGTATTGAATACGGCGATATCCATGCTGAAAAACTCGTCTTATCTGCAAACCATCGGCTTCGCCGAGCTGACTTATGTTGCGGTGGACCGTATTTCTCTTGATTTTAAAGCCTTCGAGATGTTCGCCGCCATCGCGGTGATCTACATCGCCCTGGTTTTGATTCTGGTATTTATTGGCCGGCGTCTGGAAATGCGTCTAAATAAGGGAGCCAGATAA
- a CDS encoding transporter substrate-binding domain-containing protein, with amino-acid sequence MNLPLKTSRCVLFTAIALSSLPAFSAELPPAPPSIIAKGALKAGVRCDQPPYGFIDATRSPAGVEVDMARQIAQWAFGDAAKLDLTCVTAENRVSQLAAGRVDLLIATLGITPERERVIDFSKPYRWGESGVLVKQGSPLKKVADLAGHTVATPKGSVQAQWFEENMPTVKTLRLNSSSDSLQALKQGRADAYAHDGATLKMLTTKDTSVYMLDDAYQYSNTGIGLRKNEPQWKAFIDASIDKMRSDDLFRQWINKSVPQEITGYYINMFQNPRPDGK; translated from the coding sequence ATGAATTTGCCCCTGAAGACAAGTCGTTGCGTCCTGTTCACGGCTATCGCCCTATCCTCCTTGCCGGCGTTTTCGGCGGAACTGCCCCCCGCTCCGCCGTCCATCATAGCCAAAGGGGCGTTAAAAGCCGGCGTCCGCTGCGACCAGCCGCCCTATGGCTTCATCGATGCAACGCGTTCCCCGGCGGGCGTCGAGGTCGATATGGCGCGGCAAATAGCGCAATGGGCGTTCGGCGATGCCGCCAAGCTGGATTTAACCTGCGTGACCGCGGAAAACCGGGTATCCCAACTGGCCGCCGGCCGAGTTGATTTACTAATAGCGACGCTGGGCATCACCCCGGAACGCGAGCGCGTCATTGATTTTTCCAAGCCCTACCGCTGGGGCGAGAGCGGCGTGCTGGTCAAGCAGGGAAGCCCGCTTAAAAAGGTGGCCGACCTGGCGGGACATACCGTCGCCACGCCGAAAGGCTCCGTTCAGGCTCAGTGGTTCGAAGAAAATATGCCGACCGTCAAGACGTTACGGCTCAATAGTTCCAGTGATTCTTTGCAGGCGCTAAAGCAGGGCCGGGCGGACGCCTATGCCCATGACGGCGCGACATTAAAGATGCTGACCACCAAAGACACGTCCGTTTATATGCTTGACGATGCCTATCAATATTCCAATACCGGCATCGGACTACGTAAGAATGAGCCGCAATGGAAAGCCTTTATCGATGCATCAATCGATAAAATGCGCAGCGATGATTTATTCAGGCAGTGGATTAATAAATCGGTCCCTCAAGAGATAACCGGATATTACATCAATATGTTTCAGAATCCCCGTCCTGACGGAAAATAA